The sequence below is a genomic window from Pygocentrus nattereri isolate fPygNat1 chromosome 16, fPygNat1.pri, whole genome shotgun sequence.
TCAAGCTGGATTCCCTCCGGGCCACAGCTCTGAAGAGATGACCATTTTCCCTCTTCTGAATTCTGacttcagttcatgaaggccttgttAATCAGCTGAAGAGTTGAATCAgtggtgtttaatgaggcagaagGCTAATCTCTGCAGATCTGTGGCTCAGAAGGACcccagtttgacacccctgattgAGGCTTATTGATAGTATATGatgcattgaaaatgtgtggcccCCTTATTCTTTTTCCTGGGTCCCTGTGTTCTGGGGTGAGgcccaccccccctcccccatgCCTTTAGTGGCTGTTACCCTTCCAAGTGGTCCCTTAGTTTTAGCAGATTGAGCAGGTTTTGGATCCTGAAGAACCTCCACTGGCATTATTATTAGTACCTGTAGAAGAAGAATAGACAATAAGTACTTAACAAAAACACAGGTCCTGTTTATTCAGAAGTTTAGTTTCActgataaaatgtaatatattattCAAACCATGTTTGGCTGCTGCAGCCTCCTGCTTTGCCTTGGCTGCTTCTTCAGCTGCCTTCAACTTTGCTTCATATGCCTCCTGCAAGGCCTTCCACTCTTTTCTGTTGTTCAGGATGCCATCAAACATGggctggatggatgggtggaaaCGAGAGAACTCCTGCACAGGAGAAGTTCATGTAATGTGACATTGGCCTTTGGCCCATCAAGGTGTATTTACTACTCGGATGCAGAGGATAACACAATTCATGCAGTATAATCATAGTTAAAGAACACTGCTACACCTTACCTTGTAGACAAAAGTGCACACAAAGTCTATGAAACCACACTGAAGCTTGGGTAATTCTGCTGCTTTGTTCCGATCCATCATGGGCTAAAGATAAAATGTaggataaatgaataaatgataaatgtagGATAAGTATACTCCAGAATCAGACTTGAGTGTACTGCTTCAACGTAAGTTAGCCTACATAGACATAAGAAATGGCCAAACCAAAAAGTCCTTACAATTGGTTGCTGTTCAAGAACAGTCCTCTCCAAGTCACCCTGCTCCCAAAATTCTGCTGCAACAGAGAGGGCCACCTGGGGAGAGTCAAAGAGTCATGTACATGAGCTCCAAGACTTTGTTATGCTATATTACTCTACAATAGACAATAAACCCTGTCAGCGCTCACCTTGCTCTGAACTTCCCATGGCTTAGTGATGGCCGACAGATCACAAGCTGTCATCATCATTGCCCTGTTTGTTCAGTGGGATGATAACAGATGCTTATAAACAAGCCTACACTGAAAGCCTTTATTACTTTCAATCAGGAATGTGGAACTACTTTACAGTTTGCCACATTTGTCTCCTAGAGAGCTTCATGCAACTTTAAATGGTTTACTCTCACATTACAATCTCCTTCCTTGTTGTTTCCAGAGACATAAAATCAACCCATTTCTTCTCATCCTCATACGTCTCTGAGAGATCCACAATTTTCTGGAACATCGTCCTCTTCCTGTTAACAGAGAGCGAACCACACTATAGGTACAAGAGCAAATTATACTTTGAAAAATTAATACTGGTCGAATAATGATAACTCACTTGAAGTACAAGGCAAGGTCAGTTGCGATAATGGCAATATCGATGAGGTGGAAAACatgctctgtctgtcttctgttgaggttttgaaaaatgtttaaagacTGGGGAGAAATGCGAAAGGTCAAGATCAGTCCTTTTGGCTATGTGGTTATGATGGTTTCTCAGTTACTTCAAAGCAGGagagcattatttatttaagatgCAAACTCTTACCTCATCTGCAAGCAAAAACTTGCCAAATTCTAAGTGATGCCTCTCCAGAATGGAGGAGCCATGCAGCTTCGCTAGTGGATTTTGAGATCTGAACACgaagaaaacaaatacaaaaagaaatgatAAATTCTTAGAAGATCGCCCGTCTTATATGTACTCTGAACAACTGCTACATATAATTAAAATTGTTCTGTAAATCAAGTTCTGCAGTGAGAGTTATTAACTCACTTGACTTGGTAGAGATTATTGGTGCCTCTGTGATCGATATCGTGCAGGAAACCAGCTGTGATCATGGCCATGACCTCCAAATCTGTGTAGTACCGCTTCAGCTTCCCTGTCTGACTCCACAAATAACACACTATAAATGTAGCTTTTATTGTAGCTTCTCTTGAATTTAGAGTagatgcaaaaacattttaaaaactattaCATTGCAATGCATTGGTGATGTAAGAGAAGAGGTTCCTACCGTCAGTAGTGTGAACATGGTTTGTCCAACATTGAAGCCATGGCGCCAGTTGTGGTAGGTTATCCGCCTGTAGCCTTTGCTGACTGAGTACATGAAGCGCACTAGAACCTAATagttaaaacaaacaaagcattaCTACCCAAGTTCTTCATTAATTTTCTTCACTGACAGGAATACAGTAAGCATTTAGTTGCGTAGTGTCATTTGAGTCTCCTAACTAGTGCGAACACTGACCTCCTGAGGGATCTGGAATTTCTTGACCACTCCAACTTCGTAGTACATTTGGATCCCACACATCACCAGGTCCATTTCAGTGCAGTCGAAGTCTGAAAACCGGAACTCATAGATCTCAAATTTGGTTGGCCCTGGAAGTTCTTTTTTCTATAGGCAAAGATAACGGATAAAGGAGTCAACAGTTTGTTTACAATACATTTTGCTTATAATTCATTAAAAGTGAATGTACTGATGTAAATTGTGGATTGAccaattttctcttttttgctgtACCATTTCAGGGTGCTACCATCTTAACATTGCAAATAAATATCTATATAATTAGAATTTTAAATGTAGACTGTGAGGTTTAACAGCGTGTACATACCAGGATCTGCCAAAGTTCATCCTCTTCACAGTCTCTTGGTTCTCTCCCATAAATCTCCCTGGTTTTCTATAATGTTCAAAAATGGAATCAAAGTCTATTTGTCTGCATTATTAGATAAAGCAAATGCAACTGATTCAAAGACTTACAAGGACATTCTGAATCTCATCATCTCGACACTTGACGTGGTACAAGACCATGTCCTGGGCAATATCCTTTCTGTTCTCCAGTTTATTCATCTTATCGTAGGTGTCCGGGTTGAGTGCTGACCAGCCCAGGAACTGGGTCAAAGCCTAAATAAAGATCATTTGTTAAATCAGAGTCTTATTGGCATGCACATGCAGTAAGCGATTTATTCTGACTGGTTAATCACCCAGAGACTGATTCTCTAAAAGCAAACATAGTTTCTAAACTGGGGATTCTGTGTTGGTCAACCAAAAAACAATACCTCCATTAGTTGTTCATCCTGTTCATCAAATGGCTTGCCGTCTTTTCTGTTATAGAAAGTTGCCACTCCCACTATTTCTTCCTTCTTATTGACGATTGGTAGAGACAGCACATTTTTAATGGTCCAGCCTCTGTCATCAAGAGGTTCAGTCTACATCAGAAGGAGACAAATGTTTGGTATAGACGAAGACTCGTGAACTCTGAAGTTCACATTTTGCTATTTTAGATGCTaagtaaaatttaaaatatagattttcgGTAGAAACCATGGATTGCTACCTGAAAGGTGAACATTTCCTCTGCTGCTGCATTCATGATATTGCAAATCTTAAACACAAAATAGAAAAATCATACACAGCATTACAATGTGACTTTCAGACCTAATgaatatactgtaaaaaaagcAAAGGCACAACACTTACAAAACCACTCTCTGCTACGTAAGTGGGTAGCCCACTGACCAGTGCCCAGTGGTCTGCAGGTGGATttctgtaaacaaacaaacaaacaaacaaacaaaaaaacccccaaatatatatatatatatatatatatatatatatatatatatatatatatatatatctcagcCATTTAGATTCCACTGATAAGTTTATAtattgttgtcagaacaaaaactttttgttctgacaaaacATTTTGTGAACTTTTAATGCTAAATAGACTTGTAGAACTGCtctaaaattaattaaaataaaacctg
It includes:
- the pde6b gene encoding rod cGMP-specific 3',5'-cyclic phosphodiesterase subunit beta — translated: MSVKSEDVEKFLDGNPGFAKNYFAKKLKPGAVASVMGIPESKVDLESFKEISQVEEGEMFFDLIKDMQENVNMEKVIFKILKRISALIHADRCSLFMYRQRNGIAELATRLFDVNTTAKLEECMVPPDSEIVFPLDIGIVGHVAQTKKPINVKDVNESSHFSSFVDELTEYTTRNVLAAPVMNGKDVVAVIMAINKTTGPYFTDEDEDLFLKYLKVGTLNLKIYHLSYLHNCETRKGQLLLWSANKVFEELTDIERQFHKALYTVRAYLNCDRYSVGLLDMTKEKEFFDIWPVLMGEQAPYSGPVTPDGREINFYKVIDYILHGKEEIKVIPNPPADHWALVSGLPTYVAESGFICNIMNAAAEEMFTFQTEPLDDRGWTIKNVLSLPIVNKKEEIVGVATFYNRKDGKPFDEQDEQLMEALTQFLGWSALNPDTYDKMNKLENRKDIAQDMVLYHVKCRDDEIQNVLKTREIYGREPRDCEEDELWQILKKELPGPTKFEIYEFRFSDFDCTEMDLVMCGIQMYYEVGVVKKFQIPQEVLVRFMYSVSKGYRRITYHNWRHGFNVGQTMFTLLTTGKLKRYYTDLEVMAMITAGFLHDIDHRGTNNLYQVKSQNPLAKLHGSSILERHHLEFGKFLLADESLNIFQNLNRRQTEHVFHLIDIAIIATDLALYFKKRTMFQKIVDLSETYEDEKKWVDFMSLETTRKEIVMAMMMTACDLSAITKPWEVQSKVALSVAAEFWEQGDLERTVLEQQPIPMMDRNKAAELPKLQCGFIDFVCTFVYKEFSRFHPSIQPMFDGILNNRKEWKALQEAYEAKLKAAEEAAKAKQEAAAAKHGTNNNASGGSSGSKTCSIC